In Fusarium oxysporum Fo47 chromosome IX, complete sequence, the following proteins share a genomic window:
- a CDS encoding WD40-repeat-containing domain protein, giving the protein MNSQGNSDVSPEAMQSRIQQARREAETLKDRIKRKKDDLADTTLRAVAQQAHEPIPKNQLMKAKRTLKGHLAKIYAMHWSTDRRHLVSASQDGKLIIWDAYTTNKVHAIPLRSSWVMTCAYAPSGNFVACGGLDNICSIYNLNQQRDGPTRVARELSGHAGYLSCCRFINDRSILTSSGDMTCMKWDIETGQKVTEFADHLGDVMSISLNPTNQNTFISGACDAFAKLWDIRAGKAVQTFAGHESDINAIQFFPDGHSFVTGSDDATCRLFDIRADRELNLYGSESILCGITSVATSVSGRLLFAGYDDFECKVWDITRGEKVGSLVGHENRVSCLGVSNDGTSLCTGSWDSLLKIWAY; this is encoded by the exons ATGAACTCCCAAGGCAACAGTGATGTCTCCCCCGAGGCTATGCAGTCGCGAATTCAGCAGGCTCGTCGCGAAGCCGAAACTCTGAAGGACCGAATtaagaggaagaaggatgatCTCGCCGACACAACTC TTCGCGCTGTCGCACAACAGGCTCATGAGCCTATTCCCAAGAACCAGCTTATGAAGGCCAAGCGAACACTGAAGGGTCACCTGGCTAAGATTTACGCCATGCACTGGTCGACCGATAGGAGGCACCTGGTTTCGGCTTCTCAAGATGGCAAGCTCATTATTTGGGATGCCTATACCACCAACAAGGTCCACGCCATTCCCCTGCGTTCCTCCTGGGTTATGACTTGCGCCTATGCACCCAGTGGTAACTTCGTGGCTTGCGGTGGTCTCGACAACATCTGCTCCATCTACAACTTGAACCAGCAACGCGATGGTCCTACCCGTGTTGCTCGTGAGCTTTCTGGTCACGCCGGTTATCTTTCCTGCTGTCGATTCATCAACGACCGCAGCATCCTAACATCCTCTGGTGACATGACCTGTATGAAGTGGGATATTGAGACAGGCCAGAAGGTTACTGAGTTTGCTGACCATCTTGGTGATGTGATGagcatcagcctcaaccCTACCAATCAAAACACCTTCATCTCTGGTGCTTGTGATGCTTTCGCCAAGCTTTGGGATATTCGCGCTGGAAAGGCTGTCCAGACCTTTGCTGGCCATGAGTCCGATATTAACGCCATCCAATTCTTCCCTGACGGCCACTCTTTCGTGACCGGATCGGATGATGCTACTTGCCGTCTCTTCGATATCCGCGCGGATCGCGAACTTAACCTCTACGGA TCCGAGTCTATTCTCTGTGGTATCACCTCGGTGGCTACATCTGTATCAGGTCGTCTTCTTTTCGCTGGTTACGATGACTTTGAGTGCAAG GTTTGGGACATTACTCGAGGCGAGAAGGTTGGCTCTCTCGTTGGCCACGAGAACCGTGTCAGCTGCTTGGGCGTAAGCAACGATGGCACAAGCTTGTGCACAGGATCTTGGGATTCTCTG CTTAAAATCTGGGCATACTAA
- a CDS encoding uncharacterized protein (expressed protein), whose protein sequence is MLSQWLAHFQCCCVFSFLQANASHPHISPNLEQFVSFSSEGEFVDSISCMDQTKLQANRGTDGSGAPCGPEPLVELR, encoded by the coding sequence ATGCTATCTCAATGGCTTGCGCACTTCCAATGTTGCTGTGTCTTCTCCTTTCTGCAAGCCAATGCAAGTCATCCCCATATTTCACCCAACTTGGAGCAATTTGTGTCGTTTTCGTCAGAAGGGGAATTTGTTGATTCAATATCCTGCATGGATCAAACAAAACTGCAGGCAAACCGGGGAACCGATGGATCCGGAGCACCTTGTGGGCCCGAGCCTCTAGTCGAGCTCCGATGA
- a CDS encoding trypsin-like cysteine/serine peptidase domain-containing protein: protein MPDTIDLTGSSPSMPRQTRSSTRALSSTTASSRKDQTTDASSHKPEIETLFSLSSLGLSKKHHDALIFKRNWLTSHTIPIPRDAFRPFISSPKGLDTVAATFVFAQSEAGTAVCISPDGVLLTCAHCIAEDPSELTADTSHVLLSSDGKVVSAKVVAWDPIRDLALLQIDKAELPHRPFPRARIATSPPKFNTELICIGHPGSEDLEAERSGVKTEYDTLVLSEGTFRGLNKNQDPQDNSEIGALKHSCWTYWGHSGAALFDRKTRALVGVHSSWDDKTRMRRGVPLEAVVAFVEEVEASKREDFTEEWQWYVKWEPEPTFTSRA, encoded by the coding sequence ATGCCTGACACTATTGATTTGACCGGCTCATCACCATCTATGCCACGTCAAACAAGAAGTTCAACTCGAGCACTCTCTTCAACCACCGCATCCTCAAGAAAGGATCAGACAACAGACGCTTCCTCTCACAAACCAGAGATAGAAACTCTATTCTCTTTATCTAGCCTTGGCCTCTCAAAAAAGCACCACGATGCTCTCATCTTTAAACGCAACTGGCTGACCTCTCACACCATTCCTATTCCCCGAGATGCTTTCCGACCTTTCATCTCAAGTCCAAAGGGACTTGATACAGTAGCCGCAACATTCGTCTTTGCACAGTCAGAGGCTGGAACTGCAGTCTGCATCTCGCCCGATGGGGTCCTCCTCACCTGCGCACACTGCATTGCAGAAGATCCCTCTGAGCTAACAGCTGATACATCACACGTCCTCTTATCATCAGATGGAAAGGTTGTTTCAGCGAAAGTGGTAGCTTGGGATCCAATACGCGATCTCGCTTTACTTCAGATCGACAAGGCCGAGCTTCCTCACCGGCCGTTTCCCCGTGCCCGTATCGCAACCTCGCCTCCCAAGTTCAACACTGAGCTAATATGCATCGGCCATCCGGGCTCCGAGGACCTCGAGGCTGAACGCAGTGGTGTAAAGACAGAGTACGACACACTCGTTCTTAGCGAGGGGACTTTCCGTGGCCTAAATAAGAATCAAGATCCGCAGGATAACAGTGAGATCGGCGCTCTTAAGCATAGCTGCTGGACGTACTGGGGACATAGCGGTGCAGCATTGTTTGATCGGAAAACCAGGGCATTGGTAGGCGTGCATTCAAGCTGGGATGACAAGACGCGCATGAGGAGGGGAGTGCCATTGGAAGCGGTGGTTGCGTTCgtcgaagaggttgaagcGAGCAAGAGGGAAGACTTCACAGAGGAGTGGCAATGGTATGTGAAGTGGGAGCCAGAACCAACCTTCACATCCAGGGCTTGA
- a CDS encoding pyridoxal phosphate-dependent transferase, with product MSQPVKSGERRPSTSKGNRITNFFSSSPKSTGAQQALAAATGFSPSPGLPTISLSTASPGDPNSIDASTTTLFQPKSAEEIDRQKRADAQFGPLLHSSHRYTSQSHGEPLQAPVEDEPPYYFILTTYISYLILIVLGHIRDFFGKRFGNPKHYRALKASNGYAALNSDFDNFYVRRLKMRLDDCFARPTTGVPGRFITLMDRKSDDFNRTYQYTGTYTETLNMSSYNYLGFAQSEGPCADAVEACVKQYGISFCSPRGAAGTSDLALEVEREVAEFVGKPASMVFSMGYVTNSSSFPALVSKGCLIISDELNHASIRVGARLSGAVIQSFKHNDMADLERVVREAISQGQPRTHRPWKKILVVVEGLYSMEGTMCDLPGILALKNKYKFYLFVDEAHSVGALGPRGRGVCDYFGIDPSEVDILMGTLTKSFGANGGYIAAEKHIIDKLKSSNAATQYGETPAPCVLMQILASLKLITGELCPGQGEERLQRIAFNSRYLRLGLKRLGLIVYGHDDSPIIPVMLYHPAKLPAFSHEMLRRKISVVVVGYPATPLISSRARFCVSAAHNKEDLDRLLAACDEVGDILQIKFSTGVAGGLEHLPEGVDPKNEKEWRKENRIPLQAPRWNLEDVVQHGVQDSKIPLR from the coding sequence ATGTCTCAACCCGTCAAGTCGGGCGAGAGGCGCCCCTCTACCTCAAAAGGCAACCGTATCaccaacttcttctccagtaGCCCCAAATCCACTGGTGCCCAGCAGGCCCTTGCCGCTGCTACTGGattctctccttctcccgGTCTGCCTACTATCTCTCTCTCAACCGCGAGCCCTGGAGACCCCAATAGCATCGATGCCTCAACGACCACTCTCTTCCAACCTAAGTCGGCCGAGGAGATCGACCGTCAGAAGCGTGCCGACGCTCAGTTTGGCCCTCTCCTCCACTCAAGTCATCGATACACCAGCCAGTCTCATGGAGAGCCTCTCCAGGCCCCTGTAGAGGATGAGCCTCCTTACTATTTCATTCTTACCACTTACATCAGCTACCTGATCCTGATCGTTCTTGGTCATATTCGCGACTTCTTTGGCAAGCGTTTCGGAAACCCCAAGCACTATCGCGCCCTCAAAGCCAGCAACGGCTATGCAGCTCTCAACAGCGATTTCGACAATTTCTATGTCCGACGCCTCAAGATGCGCCTGGATGATTGTTTCGCTCGCCCTACCACTGGCGTCCCCGGACGCTTTATCACACTGATGGACCGCAAGTCCGACGACTTCAACCGCACTTATCAATATACCGGCACCTACACTGAGACTCTCAACATGAGTTCGTACAACTATCTTGGTTTCGCCCAGTCTGAAGGTCCTTGTGCCGACGCTGTGGAGGCGTGCGTCAAGCAATACGGAATCAGCTTCTGCAGCCCCCGTGGTGCTGCTGGTACTTCTGACCTTGCTCTCGAGGTCGAGCGTGAGGTTGCCGAATTTGTTGGCAAGCCTGCTTCTATGGTTTTTTCTATGGGTTATGTCACAAACTCGAGCTCTTTCCCCGCCCTTGTCTCCAAGGGTTGTCTAATCATTTCCGATGAACTCAACCACGCCTCCATCCGTGTTGGTGCTCGTCTTTCTGGTGCCGTTATTCAGAGCTTCAAGCACAATGATATGGCTGATCTGGAACGTGTTGTTCGCGAAGCTATTTCCCAGGGTCAACCCCGCACCCACCGTCCTTGGAAGAAGATTCTGGTTGTCGTCGAAGGTCTCTACTCTATGGAGGGTACCATGTGTGATCTTCCCGGTATTCTTGCTCTGAAGAACAAGTACAAGTTCTATCTTTTCGTTGACGAGGCTCACTCTGTCGGTGCTCTTGGCCCCCGCGGTCGTGGTGTTTGCGACTACTTTGGCATTGATCCCTCCGAAGTTGATATTCTCATGGGAACTCTGACAAAGTCTTTTGGTGCCAACGGTGGTTACATCGCAGCCGAGAAACATATtatcgacaagctcaagagctCCAACGCTGCTACTCAGTATGGCGAAACTCCTGCTCCTTGTGTGCTCATGCAAATCTTGGCTTCCCTGAAACTCATTACTGGCGAGCTGTGCCCTGGTCAAGGCGAGGAGCGTCTCCAGCGCATTGCCTTCAACTCTCGTTACCTTCGTCTCGGACTTAAGCGTCTTGGCCTTATCGTGTACGGCCACGATGACTCTCCTATTATTCCTGTCATGCTCTATCACCCCGCCAAGCTCCCTGCGTTCAGTCACGAGATGCTTCGACGAAAAATCTCCGTCGTCGTTGTTGGGTATCCTGCGACCCCACTCATCAGTTCTCGCGCCCGTTTCTGTGTTTCTGCTGCCCACAACAAGGAGGACCTTGACCGTCTGTTGGCTGCATGCGACGAAGTCGGTGACATCCTGCAGATCAAGTTCTCGACTGGTGTGGCAGGCGGACTGGAACATCTTCCCGAGGGCGTTGACCCCAAGAACGAAAAGGAATGGAGAAAGGAAAACAGAATCCCCCTTCAGGCCCCCCGTTGGAACCTTGAAGACGTTGTACAACACGGTGTCCAGGATTCAAAGATTCCCCTACGCTAA
- a CDS encoding Alpha/Beta hydrolase protein, producing the protein MRFSSISSISTALLGLIGSVSAFGGIAPDSRQFRTLERHGLTVFKHAATNSKLEYVTNSGICETTPGVGQYSGYLSVGKNHSMWFWFFEARHNAEKAPLAIWLNGGPGCSSMIGLFTEHGPCHFVNNDTEPNLNPHSWNEYANMLYIDQPIGTGFSVGTEDVNSTAQAAPYIWKFMQVFMDRFPKYKSREFGLFTQSYGGHYGPEFADYFLKKNDQIEKGDAEGHKIDMVALGINNGWIDPKRQFKSYATYANRNPYKQILGNKLLTRFINAYNKYCLPVINNCTQLEGQDDECAEADDACNTQMYTNLEIAGRTDFNVYDVRIGRDDVDPPETFLEYLTRADVMDAIGANTRFAECSDTVYANMATTGDGARSYVGPLADVVKRGINTLLWAGDTDWICNWEGVLWASYALEWPGQKKFVAAPFSNYTVNGTAHGRYKTVENLSFLKVWEAGHSVPYYQPETALQVFKQVMQKKPIKGT; encoded by the exons ATGCGCTTCTCGTCTATCTCGTCTATCTCGACTGCTCTTCTAGGCCTCATCGGATCGGTCAGTGCCTTCGGTGGTATTGCTCCTGATAGTAGACAGTTCAGAACCTTGGAGCGCCATGGCCTTACTGTCTTCAAGCATGCCGCTACCAATTCGAAGCTTGAGTATGTGACCAATTCAGGAATCTGCGAGACGACACCTGGTGTTGGCCAGTACTCTGGATACTTGTCTGTTG GGAAAAACCATAGCATgtggttctggttcttcgAAGCTCGTCACAATGCTGAGAAGGCCCCCCTCGCTATCTGGCTCAACGGCGGCCCTGGGTGTTCCTCAATGATAGGCCTCTTCACAGAGCATGGGCCTTGTCACTTTGTCAATAACGACACTGAACCAAATCTCAACCCTCATTCCTGGAACGAGTACGCGAACATGCTCTACATCGATCAGCCAATCGGTACTGGCTTCAGTGTTGGAACCGAAGATGTCAACTCTACAGCACAAGCTGCCCCTTATATCTGGAAGTTTATGCAAGTCTTCATGGACCGGTTTCCCAAGTACAAATCCAGGGAGTTTGGTCTCTTTACACAATCCTACGGTGGACACTATGGCCCTGAATTCGCCGACTACTTCCTCAAGAAGAATGACCAAATCGAGAAGGGTGATGCTGAAGGCCACAAGATCGATATGGTAGCGCTGGGCATCAACAACGGCTGGATCGATCCTAAGAGGCAGTTCAAATCCTATGCAACATATGCCAACCGCAACCCCTACAAACAGATTCTTGGAAACAAACTTCTCACTCGTTTCATCAACGCCTACAATAAGTATTGTCTACCCGTCATCAACAACTGCACCCAACTTGAGggtcaagatgatgaatgCGCAGAGGCTGATGATGCATGCAACACCCAAATGTACACCAACCTCGAGATTGCAGGCAGAACCGACTTCAACGTTTACGATGTGCGTATCGGCAGGGATGATGTTGACCCGCCGGAGACGTTCCTTGAGTATCTCACACGGGCCGATGTTATGGATGCGATTGGAGCCAACACCCGTTTCGCCGAGTGCAGTGACACAGTTTATGCAAACATGGCGACGACGGGAGATG GTGCGCGTTCATATGTCGGGCCTTTGGCAGACGTTGTGAAGCGTGGTATCAACACGCTTCTGTGGGCTGGAGATACTG ATTGGATCTGCAACTGGGAGGGTGTCCTATGGGCATCTTATGCGCTCGAGTGGCCAGGCCAGAAGAAGTTTGTAGCAGCGCCCTTCAGCAATTACACGGTCAACGGCACAGCCCATGGCCGATACAAGACGGTAGAGAATCTGTCCTTCCTCAAGGTTTGGGAGGCCGGACATTCAGTGCCATATTATC AACCTGAGACCGCACTGCAAGTGTTCAAGCAGGTTATGCAGAAGAAGCCGATCAAGGGGACCTAA
- a CDS encoding putative deacetylase LmbE-like domain-containing protein — MNVLHIFAGLAVVVPGIYMFTASTAQSTIKNKRVCLLIAHPDDEAMFFSPTVLALTRPENGNHVKILCLSTGDADGLGEVRKKELVKSGLALGLQSEDDVFVVDNPTDFPDSMTRMWDKNLIARLLGSTFAPKFGQERKNNLKPTANIDILVTFDSNGVSSHPNHISLYLGARSFIQALTTASEWPSPVDLYTLSTVGIVRKYSAFMDFVPTLLSSIGVKDQDKERPESLVFMNQLVGRGAYGTAWSAMTQAHRSQMVWFRYGWITLSRYMVINDLRLEKVKPQ; from the exons ATGAACGTTCTTCACATCTTCGCCGGCCTCGCCGTTGTGGTGCCAGGCATCTACATGTTCACAGCCAGCACTGCCCAATCGACAATCAAGAACAAGCGAGTTTGTCTCTTGATTGCGCATCCCGACGACGAAGCCATGTTCTTCTCCCCGACCGTCCTCGCCCTCACACGACCCGAGAACGGAAACCACGTCAAGATTCTATGCCTAAGCACTG GAGATGCCGACGGATTAGGAGAAGTTCGCAAGAAGGAGCTGGTCAAGAGCGGCCTGGCGCTGGGACTACAGAGCGAGGACGATGTTTTTGTGGTCGACAACCC CACCGACTTCCCCGACTCCATGACGAGAATGTGGGACAAGAACCTGATCGCTCGTCTGCTAGGAAGCACGTTTGCGCCCAAATTTGGCCAGGAGCGTAAGAACAATCTGAAGCCCACTGCCAACATTGACATCCTCGTTACATTTGACAGCAATGGCGTGTCTTCTCATCCCAACCATATCTCTCTCTACCTGGGTGCTAGATCCTTCATTCAGGCCCTTACCACCGCGTCCGAGTGGCCGAGCCCCGTCGATCTATATACTCTTTCCACCGTAGGCATTGTGCGCAAGTACTCTGCCTTCATGGACTTTGTTCCCACGCTACTCTCATCCATTGGTGTCAAGGACCAGGATAAGGAGCGACCTGAAAGTCTGGTTTTCATGAACCAGCTCGTTGGCCGTGGTGCCTATGGCACTGCTTGGAGCGCCATGACCCAAGCGCACAGAAGCCAGATGGTTTGGTTCCGCTATGGCTGGATCACTCTCAGCCGGTACATGGTCATTAATGATCTACGTCTTGAAAAGGTTAAGCCACAGTAA